The DNA sequence GGCCTCACCGTATATGCCGTCGAGGAGTTGCCGAAAGTGCCCACCCATCCGATCGCCGTACCGCGCATCGCGCTCGTGCACACGTGGACGAACACGCAGAACGAAGGCTGGTTCCGTCTCGCCTTCGATCGCTTGCAAATCCCTTACGACTACGTCTCCGTGCACGTGCTGCGCGACACGCCGAACCTCCGCGACAAGTACGACGTGATCATCCTGGGACCGACTCCAGGCAGTGCGCAAGCGATCGTCAACGGCCTCCCGAAGCGCGGCGATCCCATCCCGTGGAAGAAGAGCGACCTGACGCCGAACATCGGCACATCCCCAGACCAAACGGATGACATCCGAGGAGGGATCGAGCTGGAAGGTATGGTCAACCTCAAGCGCTTCATCGAGCAGGGAGGACTGTTCGTCACGATCGGAAGTAATGCCGCCCTCCCCATCGACTACGGATTGATCCAAGGCGTCTCCATCGTTCAAACGCGCGAGCTGCAAGCGCGCGGCGGCGTGTATCGCGCCGTGTTCGCCGACAGGCGGAGCCCCATCGCTTACGGCTACGGGGATCACCTCGCCGTGTACTTCAATCAAGCGCCCGTGTTTCAAGTGAGCCTGACTGGCGGCCTGGGCGGAGGAAGCGGAGCTTTCGGCGCGCAACAGCAACAACCGACTGGGCGACCGAGCGGACGTGGCTCGCTCACCGATCCCGATATCCCCCAAGGACGACCGTATGTGCCGCCGCCACCCTCTCCGCGTCCGGGAGAGGAATCGGGAATCCCGGAAGAAGTGAGCGAGTTCGTGCGCGCATTCCTCCCTCCGCCGGAGGCGCGACCGCGCATCGTCTTGCGCTTCGCCGAAGAGCGGGACCTGCTCATCGCCGGGATGCTTGCCGGAGGCCGCGAGCTGGCGAATCGTCCCGCCGTCATTGATGTCCCCGTCGGCAGAGGACACGTGCTCCTGTTCGCGAACAATCCGATGTGGCGACAGCAAACGCAAGGCAGCTTCTTCCTCCTCTTCAACGCCATGCTCCACTACGATCATCTTCACGTCGGACGACAACGGGCGCGCATCGAGGCCACCAGCGACGAAGAAGACTTGCAGTGAATACCGAAGCCAGCGAGCCCGCGAGGGGGAACGAAGGATTCGCTCCCCGAGAGGGCTCGCGGCGCGCGTCGTTTGAGCCCGACCGTCGTATGCGCCCGCGGGGGATTTTCGAGTATAATGCCCCCCGTATGCGGCAGCACGATCTTCGGCAGTGACCGCTTCCGGAGGGGCGAGATGGGGAAAGGAAAACTCGTATGGGCGTTGACATTGGCGGTGATGCTGGAGCCACTACCGACGGGCGCGTTCGGCGGGCGGCCCGTTCGCGCTCGGCATGGTCTGGTGGCGTCCACGCATGAGATCGCTTCGCGCGTGGGCGTGGAGATTCTGCAGCGCGGAGGGAATGCTGTGGATGCGGCGGTGGCGGTTGCGCTGGCGCTCGCCGTCGTGCATCCGGCAGCGGGGAATCTGGGAGGAGGAGGCTTCATGCTCATTCGCCTGGCCGATGGGCGAACGACCGTGATTGATTATCGAGAGACGGCACCGACTCGCGCGCACCGCGATATGTATGTGGACGAGAAGGGCGAGATCATTCCCGAAGCCTCGACCGTCGGACATCGCGCCGTCGCCGTCCCGGGAACGGTCGCCGGCATGGCGCTCGCTCTCGAAAAATATGGGACGATGTCCTGGGCGGACGTCTGCCGGCCCGCCGAACGACTCGCGCGCGAAGGCGTCGTACTCACCCATTTCGAGGCCGAGAGCTTGAAGCGAGCCGCACGACTCCTGTCTCGCTTTCCCGAAAGCCGGCGCATCTTCCTTCGCGATGGACGCTACTACGAAGAGGGCGAGGTCTTTCGCCAACCAGAGTTAGCCGACACTCTTCGACGGCTCATCGAGCACGGTCCGCGAGAGTTTTACGAGGGTGAGACGGCGCGCCGCATCGTCGCTGAGATGGAAGCCGGAGGGGGATTGATCACGCTCGAGGACCTGAAGAACTATCGCGCCGTCGAGCGCGAGCCGTTGCGCACGACCTATCGCGGATATGAGATCATCACTGTCCCCCCGCCCAGCTCTGGCGGCGTCGCCCTGATCGAAATGTTGCATATCCTGGAAGGCTTCGACTTGCGCGCGCTCGGTCATAATTCCGCTGAGTACGTGCATCTGCTCGTCGAGGCGATGCGGCGCGCGTTCGCCGATCGCGCGCGCTTCCTTGGCGATCCGGACTTCGCGCGCATTCCGGTGAAGGGACTCACCTCGCGCCGATATGCGGAGGCGTTGCGTCGAACGATCGACCCCAAACGTGCGACTCCCAGCGCCACGCTCACCGGAGGCGACGCCTTCGCTTACGAATCCGAACAAACGACGCATTTCACCGTCGTGGATGCGGCGGGTAATGTCGTCGCCAATACATACACGCTCAACGGCAGCTACGGAAGCGGAGTGACCGTTCGCGGAGCGGGATTCCTCTTGAACAACGAGATGGATGACTTCACGAGCAAGCCGGGCGCGCCCAACATGTTCGGACTCCTCCAGAGCGAAGCCAATCAGATCGCCCCTCGCAAGCGTCCGCTCTCGGCGATGACGCCCACGATCGTGCTCAAAGACGGTAAGCCATGGCTGGCGTTGGGTAGTCCGGGCGGCCCGACGATCATCAACACCGTCCTGCAGGTCATCCTCAACGTCATCGAGTTTGGGATGAATCTTCAGCAAGCCGTCGCAATGCCTCGCGTGCATCATCAATGGATGCCGGATCAGATCGTCTACGAGCCCTTCGGGCTCTCACGGGATACGATCGAAGCGCTCCGAGCGCGCGGGCACACCTTGACGGAGAGGCCTCGTTACATGGGCGATGTGCAAGCCATCATGATCGAGCCGGAGACGGGCATGCGCTTGGGGGCTTCCGATCCGCGCATGGATGGAAAGCCGGTGGGCTATTGAGTCGTATGACGCACGCTCGATGGCTCCGTTGGGCGATCCTCGGACTTCTCTTGCTTCCTCCCGTCGGAAGCGGCGCGTCCTCGCAAAGCGCGGCACGCAGGGCTTCGGCGCTCATCTACCGAGATGATTTCGGCGTTCCTCACATCTTCGCTCCGGATGTGGAGACGGCGGCCTATGCTGTCGGCTACGCGCAAGCGGAAGACCGACTCGAAGAGTTGCTCAAGAACTATCGCCGGGCGACGGGAACGATGGCCGAAGCCTTCGGTCCAGAATTCTTCCGACAAGATTACGAACAACGCTTGTGGCGACACGCCGAGGTGAGTCGCGCGAACTATCACCGCCTCACCCCGAAGACGCGAGCCGTGATCGAGGCCTTCATCGAAGGGGTGAAGGCGTACATGAGGGAACATCCGGAAAAAGTGCCCGCGTGGGCGCCGGAGATCCAGCCATGGCACGTCGTCGCCCTCGGACGCTTCATCATCTTCGGATGGCCTGTCGGCGAAGCCTTGGCCGATCTGCGTCGGGTCGGGATCACTCCCGATGTCCCATCGGGGCTTCCCGCCGAACTCCGGAATCTGTGGGGAAGGTCGCCGAGCAGTTTCGATCTCGCGGATCGTGGCTCGAACGCGATGCTCATTGCCCCGTGGCGTACAGCGATGCGCGCGCCCATCGCCATCATTGATCCGCATCTCAGTTGGTACGGCGAATTCCGTTTCTATCAACTCCGCATATACGCAGGCACCTTGGCCGTCGCCGGCGTCGCGATCCTCGGCACTCCCCTCCCCGCGCTCGGACATAGCGCGCACTGTTCCATCGCAATGACCACGGGAGGACCAGACACGGCCGATGTCTACGAGGAAGAGGTCAACCCCGAGAATCCGCGCCAATATCGCTATGACGGGGAATGGCGTCCGATGCGCGTGCGCGCGGAGCGGATCGGCGTTCGCCGAGGAGATCGCGTGGAATGGGTGACCATCGAGATCGAGGAGACGCACCACGGGCCGATCATCGCCCGCCTCGGTCACAAAGCTTACGCGGTGGCGCTCCCCTACGCGGAGGAAGTGGAGCTGATGGACCAAATCTTCGAGATGCTGATGGCGCGCGATGTCGAGGAGATGAAACGCGCGTTGGCGCGCCTTCAACTCATGGCGCAGAACGTCTTGATCGCCTGCACCTCGGGCGACCTCTATTACGCCCGCGTCGGGCGCGTGCCGATCCGGCCTGATGGCGTAGATCCGAGTCGTCCCATTCCCGGACACACGGCTGCCACCGAATGGCGCGGGATTCATCCGTTCTCCGATCTCGTGCAGCTTCAGAATCCCCCTTCCGGCTACATGCACAACTGCAACGTGACGCCATTCGCCATGATGCGGGAGAGTCCCCTCGTGCCGGAGCGGTACATCCCGTACATCTACAACGCGAGCCGCACGGCGCCGCGCCATCAACGCGGCGAACGCGTGACGGAACTGTTGGACGCGGCGACGCGCGTCACCGAGGAACAAGCGCTCGCCCTCGCTTTCGATACCGGCGTTTGGCACGCTGAGCTGTGGCAAGCGCGAGTGAGAGAGGCATGGGAACGAGCGCCCGAGTCGGCGAAATCACCGGAGGTGGCCATCGTCTACGAATTGATCCAACGCTGGAACCGGCGCAGCGATCCCGATTCCGAGGGCGCGCTCGCGTTCTACGCGTTCAAGAAAGCGCTCGGCCCGATGCTCGCTCCTCGCGTTGATCCCCCGCCGACGGTGACCGACGCTGAGCTTCTCGAGGCGCTCGCGCGCGCAGCGAAATGGCTCAGGGCGACGTTCGGATCGCTTCGCGTCCCCTACGGGCGATATTTCCGCGTCGGCCGCGAAGGCGGGACGCGAACATGGCCTGTCGGAGGCGGCTCTCTCAATCGAGAACCGAACAATGTGGGGATGGCGACTCCGCGCGCCATCACCTTCGTCCCCGCGGGCGAGGTGATGCTCGGACGCGCCGGACAATCGGCGACGCACGTCGTCATCCTGACGAAACCGCCTCGGTCATATTCGGTCGTCCCCCTGGGGCACAGCGACGATCCGAAGAGCCCGCATTGGGACGACCAGGCGGAAAAGCTCTTCAGTCGGGGACGCGCTGCGCCCACGTATTTCCTGCGCCGCGGTGAGCTACTCAAGCACGTCACGGCGCGAAAGGTGGTGAGGCGCACGATGAGAAGACCACGAGGATGAAACGCGGACTCTCCCGACGGCGCTTCCCCGCCCCCACAGATTTCGAGGAGACAGAGTTTGCCCCCCATCGGCGCTCCAGCTCGTAATGAGGATGCTTCACCATGCGGGAATCGAGCTGCGCATTTCGGCCATTTCTCGCCTACCCCAAGCCAGCGGGCAACGGGAAAACGCTCATCGTCGAAGCTCTCGACACGGAGATCCCCGTCGAATGCGGATGAGGGAGCCATCGCCTCCCCTTCGGGAGAGGCTTCGTGCTATGATGAAAGGTCAACACAAGCGATGCTGGCGAGGGGTAAGCGTCTATGATCCGTCGGCTTCTCGATCGTCCGATCACGCGGCGTCCGGCCACTGTGCGCTTCACGGGGAGAATCCTCTTCCTCACCGAAGACCCCGATCTCATTCGTCGGCAGTTGGCCGGGGAGGATCTCGCATGGACGCCGGAGATGAAACTGCGGGATGACATTTCGACGGACGAGATCACGCCCGCCTACGTCTGCTTCTATTTCGACGAAACGCTCGGCGAATTCCCTTACATCGGCTTGAAAGCCGGCGATCAATTCCCCATCGGCCGGGGCGACGTCAAACGCGGGGGGTTCGTCGCATCGGTCTCGGGCAAACGACGAGGCAAGGGGAGCAGCCGCGAGCAAGCTCCGTTCGCTGAACTCTCCGCGGGCATCCGTGTCGTGATCGCGGAGAACATCGAACGCATTTACAAGCAAAATTGCCAAAACTTGGGCTTACTGACGACGACGAATTTCGATCTCATCGAGAAGATCCGACGCGGGGAAGAAATCCCGCTCTCCGCTTTCACTGAGGGTGAGGATGAGATCACGCGGCAGATCGTGGAATTCGGCGGCTTGTTTCCCTTCAACGTCGCGCGCCTCCAAGGCCAGGTCGCCATTCCCCCGATTCGGACCGAACCGCGTCCGATGACGCTCGCGGAGAAGATCCTGGCGCGTCACATGGTCGTGGATTTGCCGCAGGATCGCGTGGGCGTGCCGGCCGTACGTCCGGGCGATGCGGGATTCGTGCGCGCTGATTGGCGCTTCAGCCACGAATATGTGACGCCAATGGCCGCTATCTTCTTCGAGCGCTACGTCGGCGAAGAGGAGCGCGTCGCCGATCCCGATTCGATCCTCCTCTTCCGCGACCACTTGACGTTCCTGGACGAAGTCATGCCGCCGGAGCGACGCGCCATGGGCCTGCTGGATTTGGCTCACCAGCTCAAGCTCAAGCAGGAGGAGTTCGCCCGTAAGCAAGGGATTCGCTATCACGGGGAATTGAGCGATCGTAAGGGTTCCGAAGGGATCTGCCACAGCATCGTCCTCGAACGATACGCGCTGCCGGGGCAAGTGATCGTCGGCTCGGATTCCCACACGCCGCATTCGGGAGCGATCGGCGCCCTCGCCTTCGGCGTGGGCACGACCGATCTCTTCAATTCCTGGATCACGCGCGATGTGCGCGTGCGCGTGCCCGAATCGGTCAAAGTCCTCGTTCGAGGACGACTACCGGAGAACGTCACGGCGAAAGACCTCGTCTTGGCGATTCTGCGCCTTGACTACGTGAGAAGCGGCCGGGCGATCGGCAAAGTAATCGAGTATGCCGGCGATGCCATCCGCGCGCTCGATATAGATGAGCGAGCGACACTGACGAACATGGCCGCGGAGATCGGTGGCTTCACCGGGATCGTCGCTCCGGATGAGAAAACGGTGGACTTTCTGGTCGAGCGGCGCGGTCTCTCCCGCGCTGAGGCGGAACGATTGATCGAGGATCTCCAGAGCGATCCCGATGCCGAATACGCGCATGTGATCGAACTGGATGCCTCGATGATTCGTCCCATGCTCGCGCTGCCTGGCGATCCCGGCAATGGCATCGAGATCGCGTGCCTCGATCGCGAAGTGAAGATTCACATCGCCTACGGGGGCTCATGCACGGCGGGGAAGAAGGCCGATATGGACATGTACGCGCGCGTATTGGCCGAAGCGCTCGCCGAAGGTCGACGTGTGCATCCCGAGGTGCGTTTCTACATCCAATTCGGTTCGCAGGATGTCCGTCAATATTGCGCCGAGCGGGGGTATCTGGAATTGTTCCGACAAGCGGGAGCGATCGTGATCGAGCCCAGTTGCGGCGCCTGCATCAATGCCGGTCCAGGCGCGACGACGAGCCGCGATCAAGTGGCCATCAGCGCGCAGAATCGAAATTTCCCCGGTCGCAGCGGTCCCGGGCAGCTCTATCTCGCGAGCCCCCTCACGGTCGCGGCATCGGCCATCGCCGGAAAGATCGCCGAATACCGTCCGCGTCGTTCTTCGACCGTATGATCCCGGCACGGGGTGTCGGGGAATGTCGCGCGCTCTTCCAAATACCGGATTGACTTTCGCTTTCTGAGCGTGCACAATTTAGCCTCCGACAGAAGGGGGCTTCCTGGGAAGAGCCTCTCGATCACCATGGCGAGGAGAGCACGACGATGGATGCGACGCGAACCGTAGATGCCTTGTTATCTCAAGTACGGGTCATCGAACCTCCGACCGCTTTTCGCGAGCGGGCGTGGATTCGTGACGAGCATCTCTACGAGGAGGCGGCACGTGATCCCGAGGCTTTTTGGGGACGCGTGGCCGAAGAATTCGTCCATTGGTTCCACCCGTGGGAGCACGTGCTCCAATGGACGCCGCCCAAGCCGGGAACATCGCCTCCTTGGTTCCGATGGTTCATCGGCGGTCGGCTCAACGTCTGCTACAACTGCGTGGATCGGCATGTGCAAACATGGCGGCGTACGAAAGCCGCGATCATCTGGGAAGGAGAGCCGGGCGAAGAGCGCGTGTTGACGTATCAAGATCTGCATCGCGAGGTGCAGAAGTTCGCCAACGTCCTCAAATCGCTCGGCGTGCGACGCGGCGACCGCGTGACGATCTACCTCCCCATGATTCCCGAGTTGCCCATCGCCATGCTCGCTTGCGCCCGCATCGGAGCGATTCACAGCGTCGTCTTCGGCGGCTTCTCGGCAGAAGCGCTGCGCGATCGCATCAACGATTCCGGCAGCCGAGTGCTCATCACGGCCGATGGGGGATGGCGACGTGGTCAGATCGTCCCGCTCAAGCGCAACGCCGATGAAGCCCTCACCGAGTGCCCGGGCGTAGAGCACGTCGTCGTCGTGCATCGCGGCGTCATGGACGCTACGCACGTCCCCATGCATGAAGGGCGCGATCACTGGTGGCATCGGTTGATGGAACACGCGCCGCTCGAATGCCCATGCGAGGAGATGGAGAGCGAAGATCCGCTCTATATCCTCTACACGAGCGGCACGACGGGGAAACCGAAAGGGCAGCTCCATGTCCAAGGGGGGTATCTGGTGGGCGTCGCCGCCACGCA is a window from the Blastocatellia bacterium genome containing:
- a CDS encoding aconitase family protein produces the protein MIRRLLDRPITRRPATVRFTGRILFLTEDPDLIRRQLAGEDLAWTPEMKLRDDISTDEITPAYVCFYFDETLGEFPYIGLKAGDQFPIGRGDVKRGGFVASVSGKRRGKGSSREQAPFAELSAGIRVVIAENIERIYKQNCQNLGLLTTTNFDLIEKIRRGEEIPLSAFTEGEDEITRQIVEFGGLFPFNVARLQGQVAIPPIRTEPRPMTLAEKILARHMVVDLPQDRVGVPAVRPGDAGFVRADWRFSHEYVTPMAAIFFERYVGEEERVADPDSILLFRDHLTFLDEVMPPERRAMGLLDLAHQLKLKQEEFARKQGIRYHGELSDRKGSEGICHSIVLERYALPGQVIVGSDSHTPHSGAIGALAFGVGTTDLFNSWITRDVRVRVPESVKVLVRGRLPENVTAKDLVLAILRLDYVRSGRAIGKVIEYAGDAIRALDIDERATLTNMAAEIGGFTGIVAPDEKTVDFLVERRGLSRAEAERLIEDLQSDPDAEYAHVIELDASMIRPMLALPGDPGNGIEIACLDREVKIHIAYGGSCTAGKKADMDMYARVLAEALAEGRRVHPEVRFYIQFGSQDVRQYCAERGYLELFRQAGAIVIEPSCGACINAGPGATTSRDQVAISAQNRNFPGRSGPGQLYLASPLTVAASAIAGKIAEYRPRRSSTV
- a CDS encoding penicillin acylase family protein, which gives rise to MTHARWLRWAILGLLLLPPVGSGASSQSAARRASALIYRDDFGVPHIFAPDVETAAYAVGYAQAEDRLEELLKNYRRATGTMAEAFGPEFFRQDYEQRLWRHAEVSRANYHRLTPKTRAVIEAFIEGVKAYMREHPEKVPAWAPEIQPWHVVALGRFIIFGWPVGEALADLRRVGITPDVPSGLPAELRNLWGRSPSSFDLADRGSNAMLIAPWRTAMRAPIAIIDPHLSWYGEFRFYQLRIYAGTLAVAGVAILGTPLPALGHSAHCSIAMTTGGPDTADVYEEEVNPENPRQYRYDGEWRPMRVRAERIGVRRGDRVEWVTIEIEETHHGPIIARLGHKAYAVALPYAEEVELMDQIFEMLMARDVEEMKRALARLQLMAQNVLIACTSGDLYYARVGRVPIRPDGVDPSRPIPGHTAATEWRGIHPFSDLVQLQNPPSGYMHNCNVTPFAMMRESPLVPERYIPYIYNASRTAPRHQRGERVTELLDAATRVTEEQALALAFDTGVWHAELWQARVREAWERAPESAKSPEVAIVYELIQRWNRRSDPDSEGALAFYAFKKALGPMLAPRVDPPPTVTDAELLEALARAAKWLRATFGSLRVPYGRYFRVGREGGTRTWPVGGGSLNREPNNVGMATPRAITFVPAGEVMLGRAGQSATHVVILTKPPRSYSVVPLGHSDDPKSPHWDDQAEKLFSRGRAAPTYFLRRGELLKHVTARKVVRRTMRRPRG
- the ggt gene encoding gamma-glutamyltransferase; its protein translation is MGKGKLVWALTLAVMLEPLPTGAFGGRPVRARHGLVASTHEIASRVGVEILQRGGNAVDAAVAVALALAVVHPAAGNLGGGGFMLIRLADGRTTVIDYRETAPTRAHRDMYVDEKGEIIPEASTVGHRAVAVPGTVAGMALALEKYGTMSWADVCRPAERLAREGVVLTHFEAESLKRAARLLSRFPESRRIFLRDGRYYEEGEVFRQPELADTLRRLIEHGPREFYEGETARRIVAEMEAGGGLITLEDLKNYRAVEREPLRTTYRGYEIITVPPPSSGGVALIEMLHILEGFDLRALGHNSAEYVHLLVEAMRRAFADRARFLGDPDFARIPVKGLTSRRYAEALRRTIDPKRATPSATLTGGDAFAYESEQTTHFTVVDAAGNVVANTYTLNGSYGSGVTVRGAGFLLNNEMDDFTSKPGAPNMFGLLQSEANQIAPRKRPLSAMTPTIVLKDGKPWLALGSPGGPTIINTVLQVILNVIEFGMNLQQAVAMPRVHHQWMPDQIVYEPFGLSRDTIEALRARGHTLTERPRYMGDVQAIMIEPETGMRLGASDPRMDGKPVGY